Proteins from a single region of Symphalangus syndactylus isolate Jambi chromosome 12, NHGRI_mSymSyn1-v2.1_pri, whole genome shotgun sequence:
- the GJA8 gene encoding gap junction alpha-8 protein — translation MGDWSFLGNILEEVNEHSTVIGRVWLTVLFIFRILILGTAAEFVWGDEQSDFVCNTQQPGCENVCYDEAFPISHIRLWVLQIIFVSTPSLMYVGHAVHYVRMEEKRKSREAEELGQQAGTNGGPDQGSVKKSSGSKGTKKFRLEGTLLRTYICHIIFKTLFEVGFIVGHYFLYGFRILPLYRCSRWPCPNVVDCFVSRPTEKTIFILFMLSVASVSLFLNVMELGHLGLKGIRSAFKRPIEQPLGEIPEKSLHSIAVSSIQKAKGYQLLEEEKIVSHYFPLTEVGMVETTPLSAKPFNQFEEISTGPLGDLSRGYQETLPSYAQVEAQEVEGEGPPAEEGAEPEVGEKQQEAERLTTEEQEKVAVPEGEKVETPGVGKEGEKEELQSEKVSKQGLPAEKTPSLCPEQTTDDARPLSRLSKASSRARSDDLTV, via the coding sequence ATGGGCGACTGGAGTTTCCTGGGGAACATCTTGGAGGAGGTGAATGAGCACTCCACCGTCATTGGCAGAGTCTGGCTCACCGTGCTTTTCATCTTCCGGATCCTCATCCTTGGCACGGCCGCAGAGTTCGTGTGGGGGGATGAGCAATCCGACTTCGTGTGCAACACACAGCAGCCTGGCTGCGAGAACGTCTGCTACGATGAGGCCTTTCCCATCTCCCACATCCGCCTCTGGGTGCTGCAGATCATCTTCGTCTCCACCCCGTCCCTGATGTACGTGGGGCACGCGGTGCACTACGTCCGCATGGAGGAGAAGCGCAAAAGCCGCGAGGCGGAGGAGCTGGGCCAGCAGGCGGGGACTAACGGTGGCCCGGACCAGGGCAGCGTCAAGAAGAGCAGCGGCAGCAAAGGCACCAAGAAGTTCCGGCTGGAGGGGACCCTGCTGAGGACCTACATCTGCCACATCATCTTCAAGACCCTCTTTGAAGTGGGCTTCATCGTGGGCCACTACTTCCTGTACGGGTTCCGGATCCTGCCTCTGTACCGCTGCAGCCGGTGGCCGTGCCCCAATGTGGTGGACTGCTTCGTGTCCCGGCCCACGGAGAAAACCATCTTCATCCTGTTCATGTTGTCTGTGGCCTCTGTGTCCCTCTTCCTCAATGTGATGGAGTTGGGCCACCTGGGCCTGAAGGGGATCCGGTCTGCCTTCAAGAGGCCGATAGAGCAGCCCCTGGGGGAGATTCCTGAGAAATCCCTCCACTCCATTGCTGTCTCCTCCATCCAGAAAGCCAAGGGCTATCAGCTcctagaagaggagaaaatagtTTCCCACTATTTCCCCTTGACCGAGGTTGGGATGGTGGAGACCACCCCACTGTCTGCCAAGCCTTTCAATCAGTTCGAGGAGATCAGCACAGGACCCCTGGGGGACTTGTCCCGGGGCTACCAAGAGACACTACCTTCCTACGCTCAGGTGGAGGCGCAAGAAGTGGAGGGCGAGGGGCCGCCTGCAGAGGAGGGAGCCGAACCCGAGGTGGGAGAGAAGCAGCAGGAAGCAGAGAGGCTGACCACAGAGGAGCAGGAAAAGGTGGCCGTGCCAGAGGGGGAGAAAGTAGAGACCCCCGGAGTGGGGAAAGAGGGTGAAAAAGAAGAGCTGCAGTCAGAGAAGGTGTCAAAGCAAGGGCTGCCAGCTGAGAAGACGCCTTCACTCTGTCCAGAGCAGACAACAGATGATGCCAGACCCCTGAGCAGGCTGAGCAAAGCCAGCAGCCGAGCCAGGTCAGACGATCTAACCGTATGA